From a region of the Candidatus Brocadia sp. genome:
- the sat gene encoding sulfate adenylyltransferase, giving the protein MVKNIAPHGGKLIQRVVSMEQREILLDKATHYDMKKIQLNSREMSDLDMIAVGAMSPLEGFMCKADYDNVVDNMRLANGLPWSIPIVLSATKEETEGLKPGKDVALTDQANEVIAILHLEEIFHHDKHKESLEVYGVDDRKHPGVDYVYNMAEYLLGGKVSVVNRTKPSDFSLYRLDPQETRDTFVKRGWRRVVGFQTRNPVHRAHEYIQKCALEIVDAILLHPLVGETKSDDVPADVRIRSYEVLLQNYYPKDRAMLAVFPAAMRYAGPREAVFHAIVRKNYGCTHFIVGRDHAGVGSYYGTFDAHYIFDEFDPQEIGITPLFFDHTFYCKACNGMASYKTCPHDSSNHVILSGTEVRKMLGAGQAPPPTFTRAEIAKVLSDYYQKLK; this is encoded by the coding sequence ATGGTTAAAAATATTGCACCGCATGGGGGAAAGCTTATTCAGCGGGTTGTATCCATGGAACAACGGGAAATACTCCTGGATAAGGCAACTCATTATGACATGAAAAAAATCCAGTTGAATTCCCGCGAGATGTCAGACCTCGATATGATTGCCGTTGGGGCGATGAGTCCCCTGGAAGGATTTATGTGCAAAGCAGATTATGACAACGTTGTGGACAATATGCGATTGGCGAACGGCCTGCCCTGGTCAATCCCGATTGTCCTCTCAGCAACAAAAGAAGAGACCGAAGGCCTCAAACCAGGCAAGGATGTAGCTTTGACAGATCAGGCCAACGAAGTAATTGCAATTTTACACCTGGAAGAGATATTTCACCACGATAAACATAAGGAATCATTAGAGGTTTATGGGGTTGATGACAGAAAACATCCCGGAGTGGATTATGTCTATAACATGGCCGAATACCTTCTTGGTGGCAAAGTAAGTGTGGTCAACCGGACAAAACCTTCTGATTTTTCCTTATACCGGCTGGACCCGCAGGAGACGAGGGATACCTTCGTAAAAAGAGGGTGGAGACGCGTGGTGGGTTTCCAGACGCGGAATCCCGTCCACCGCGCCCATGAATACATCCAGAAATGCGCTCTGGAGATTGTGGACGCCATCCTGCTGCACCCTCTCGTAGGGGAAACAAAAAGTGATGATGTGCCGGCGGATGTCAGGATCAGGAGTTATGAAGTTCTTTTGCAGAACTATTACCCAAAGGACAGGGCTATGCTGGCTGTTTTCCCGGCTGCAATGCGGTACGCCGGACCAAGAGAGGCTGTCTTTCATGCGATTGTGAGAAAAAATTATGGCTGTACCCATTTCATTGTGGGGCGGGACCATGCAGGTGTCGGGAGTTACTACGGAACATTTGACGCACATTATATCTTTGATGAATTTGATCCGCAGGAGATAGGAATCACGCCCTTGTTTTTTGATCATACCTTCTATTGCAAAGCGTGCAACGGCATGGCTTCTTATAAGACGTGTCCCCATGATTCATCCAATCACGTCATCCTGAGTGGTACAGAAGTCAGAAAAATGCTTGGTGCGGGACAAGCGCCGCCTCCAACGTTCACAAGGGCGGAGATCGCAAAGGTGCTGAGTGATTATTATCAGAAATTGAAATAG